The region AACTGAGCTGCGTGTACTAACCTCGACTCTCGTCCCATGACAGCTGTGTTAACTCCACAAGAAACTGCAGCGTATTTAAATGACTGGTTTCGTTTTCCTCCAATATTATTTTACTTCGTAGTCCCACAATCCTGGACTGGCGTTATCATTTTGCGAAAGCAAAGAACGTCAACATTAAAAACTACACTGCCCCTAGTGGTAGGATGACTTGTTAAAATGTAGCTTAGCAAAAAAAGTCTGAAGACAATAGGTTATTGAGTGATTTATAATTTTGATCTCTTTGGCAGTCAGCAATTATAATCCTACTCGATATCATCTTGGATAAAATCCAGCTTACTATAAAAGCAGTATGACATAGCTTGCATTTAATAGGCCAACTACCTATATTTGTCCAGCAAATTATCTTGTTCTCCCCCATTTTCCTTCATGGACTTCCAGTAAAGCAAATACTGCCCAGTTGAGGAATGCTGGTTAATGATACTTTTGTTTTGAATCTGGGTGGCACTAGATATGCAGAGGTGTCCCAGAAAGCACCTTTTCTGGGAGTCCTTAAGCAAAGGTACTAATGTTTGAAACCAAATAATTTCACAATGGGATGCGTCGGATCATAGAGCCGAACACATATAGGTtgatatattttacagtaaaccCCTGAAACACATACCTGCATTTTCATCATCCAACAGgataacataacaaaatattcAATACGAGAGAACAGTGAATTAcaagagtcaaatatttgcacataaagattcaataatttaatttggacttaacatttcacatatttaacACATACCATGCTATGACACAAGGAAACTGATAGTTGGACAGCTAAAATATACATGACAGAAGTACTAACAATTTATTAAGTAAAGATATACCAATAACTTCCTTTACAAGATTCTGTAGATGTAGGCTGCACACGgagaaataaattaacagaaAACTACTCATTATAATACTGTAACAGGATGGCTATAACACATAAAACAATtccaatttataaaataattacatggctttcattttaaaacaccattAGTATAGAGCACATTTATAGGTGTCATACATTAGTTTCTTTATTTTGAGTACAATGATTGaaacacaggtaaacacagtAGTGAAATGTAGTCTCCAGTGTGCACTTATTTAGCTTATCTGgcgggggaggaaaaaaaaacactatttaaCTTTAAAGTTCAAACTGAGATTAGCGTTTTACATGGTCATAAAGCAGGTAGAATTAAGCAGGTCTTTGCAGGTAAAATGGATTTAGTTAAGTCCAAATTTGAGATGCTATAATATCCTTCTCACCAGTCTGCGCTGTGCTGTTCCGTTAAATTAAACACCCAGAGACATTTAATCTCTCAACAAAACTCTGACACCTCGAACCGCGAACATCTGCTCAGCACCCTACGAACGTCCGTCCGTCCTGTGCACCTTTGGGGAATTCCTTCTGGGCTGGGCGGTGCCAAGGCACAGCCCAGGGGATACGGTGGGGTGGAGAGGCCAAGCAGGGCGAGGAAAAATACGGGGGCGTCGAGGCGTCCCGCGTCCGCCGAATCGAGAGAAACGGCCGACTGGGGGGGCCCGGACgcgccaccaccaccccccccaatcagGGGATCTCGGAGCCGAACAGGAGGAGGACCTCGTGACACACGATGAAGGTGAAGAAGTAGACGCAGAGGTCGGTGAAGACGTCGCCCATCTTGCTGTAAGTGTCCATGGAGCGGTTGATGACCTCCGCAGGGATCCCCGACAGCAGGAGGGCGGCGGTCAGCACCGtggtcttcttcttcttctcgcCCTGAGGGGAGACGAGGACACGCCGTGAAGCTACACGCACAGAACACCCCCGTCACATGACCTGGGCTTCTCTAGACGCAGCTCCCGTGGGACCTTTGGCCACTACTCGCAGGATAGTCAAATCACCACATCCATTCCATCTCTACTGGTCcatctgtgttttatttgacCTATTCTGCGGTCAAAAATGTACTAGTACTTTCTGTTGTTAACATGTTGTAGGCATATAAATAATCAAAAGATAAATAATagtcaatacaaaaaaaaaaaaatgctgttacTCACCTTTGGGAAGTATTTATACAACCCCATGTATGCCAGCTGGAGGGTGAGGAATGGTGCAAATATGGActgcaaataagaaaaaaagtttgtttagAACAGCATCACAGGACCATCACTCCCCATAACAGTCCCTTGCTTAAGTTCAGAATGTGCTACAAAGGGAGACCTCAGGTGATAAGAAGTTATCTGGAGGTTGTCTGGAGGTTATCTGGAGGTAAACGGACAACGCCGCTCGCCCTTGACTCACCAAGTACTTGCAGACAAAGACCCGGACGGCGATGGCGAGGATGATGCTCCCGAACACCCTGAACAGACGGAAGGAGTCCAGCTCTTCCGGCTCCGAGCCGCTGTCCTGGGACGTCTTCGCCCCGGCCACCTGGGCCCGCAGCCTCATGGCATCATCAAAGCGCGACAGGTACTTCTGAAGGCCCCGGCGTGGGGAGCGGGAGACCCCGTCCCCTTGCATCTCCCCCTGGGCCCTTTGCCTGAGCGCACCCccctgcaccaccaccacctcctcctcctcctccgcatCACCGCTCAACAGGTCCCCGCTTTCCGGGACGGGTGACCCCCGCCTCTCCAGAAGCTCCCCGTGGTGGTTGCCGCTGGTCACCGCGGCGGCAAAAGGGGAAATTCTCCCGGAGGGGACGGGCGTGGACCAGGGCTCGGTCCGGTCCAGATCCAGGTGGAACCTGGCCTTCATTCCAGGCCTGTCAGCTTCCCGTCGGGGTGGAACAGGAGAAATTGCCGTAAGACACTGCTGTTACCGTTAGtcttattttgaaattgaagGTAACATCAGGTCATCTCCTATGTTCGTTCTGGCTACAGGTTAAATAAGGAGATCTGATTGGCACTATGTCAAATAATACTGTAATACGATAGACTATATGAAATTGTTATGCTCGGCACATATTCAGTCCAATTTtcataaaacaatatatatactGGTGCGGTTTTCAAGTTTGCAATCAGAGGAACGTCGGACATTCACTTGCTATGAGGAAGATCATCCACAAGACTACATTGCATTACCCATTTGATTATAATGCCTTGAATGTGAATGGCTATGTTTTATTAACGACATGCACAGAGCGTTTAATCAGTGAAGCTTCGGTTGTCACGGTAACTGGTAATCGAAGAAGCTAACATAATGGAGGCTACATGTTTTTAAACTGCCTCTGCTAGGGGGGTACCTCCACTTGCACcttaaacacatttacattttagaatGCATTCAAAATATTCAGCATACTTGATCGCCATTACGTGTAGAGCGTGCGTATCGATTCACACAATGAAATAGTACACCATTTGCAATGGTAGCTGATTATCTATTAATAATTGATATTATCATTGTTTGCAAATCGTAactatgcatacatttattgcatatttatctgTGTAGCAACAGAATTATACGACTAAACAGCATGTCTCTATCTTACCGTTGGACTCCCCATCGTTTTTGCTATAGCCTACGATTCTGTTCATTCTGTCTTCAGAATTCATCAGCAATTTTCTCCTGCGAATTTCTGCTCTTCTCCTTGAAGCAGAAAGACCGCTCTTTTCTTCAGGAGTTTTCGGAGTAGCGTCCTCAACAGATTCCATTGTTCAACAGATCCTGTGAAGATTATATTTGAACGATCGGCACACAACGTAGTAAACACCACGCTTACTAGCTATACTGCCTGTCGAGGGCACTCAATGTAATCGCTACAGGCCGGGCGGTGAGGGATGGGCTGGGCTGACGTTTCCCTATGGGCGCactttgatgatgtcactagGAAAACGCACCGCCTATGCAGTGCGGATACTGTCACCTGCGGTGAAAGAACTCGGTTATGTTCAACTTGGCATTAAAAACTCTGCGGACTATTTGGGAAAACCTGTTATATTAAATGTCCAAGAGCGGAACAACTGTCGCGAATACTCACCGATTCTTAAATGCGTCACTGCTTCTGGTTAAGTGCATGACGTGCACCCCCACGAAACTCAAGCAAACGTCAGATGTTTGCAGAACGTAGCAAATATTTAGTTGATCATCTTGAACAAGCCTGATAAAGACAGCCCTTAAAAAGATCTATTCCTATTGTGATTGTAGAAGTGCATGCATTAGCCTACGTTCCTTAACGAAATTATACTCGTTTATTTGGTTGACAGATGATTGGCAAGTGCTGCTTGCAGTGGTTTCAGCCGTTTGCATCAGCTGTCTTACCGGTTTACATGAACATTCAAAGCACCATGCAGTTTACTCCAAAATTTAAAACTGGTGTCAAAATATCTAGAATGTCAAATATTCTAAATACAAGCACAATTCATTCACAATTTACCCAGTAGTACATGccatatattattaaaaatatctgGTACATATTTAACTGGAATGTTTCTCTGCAGAAATGTCCTGATTTTTCTtcagttataaaataaaataagctacACACATGTTTTGCAGATCTAGCATTTAATAGTTACAGAAATGTACACTACTTTACAAAATTGTGTTCACAATGTACAAGTGTGATTTGTCACCATAATGCAGAAACCTGAAATCATAAGCAGTCACCACTGAAATCAATTTCAAGCAAACATCCCAACTAAAATCTTCACTGACATCTGCATGGAGGAACAGGTTAGCAAACTGTGAACTCGTCGGAAAAATGGTCCCACAGCTGTTTCCATGGTTTCAGGGGGGAGAAAATAATGGAATATAGAATGATAaagcattttgattttattcatgttttgaaCAATCCCCTAAAAAGTGAACAGAAAAGTGGAcgcttttcaattaaaaatgggTTATATTCTGAAAGGAGACGTGT is a window of Anguilla rostrata isolate EN2019 chromosome 9, ASM1855537v3, whole genome shotgun sequence DNA encoding:
- the camlg gene encoding calcium signal-modulating cyclophilin ligand, giving the protein MESVEDATPKTPEEKSGLSASRRRAEIRRRKLLMNSEDRMNRIVGYSKNDGESNADRPGMKARFHLDLDRTEPWSTPVPSGRISPFAAAVTSGNHHGELLERRGSPVPESGDLLSGDAEEEEEVVVVQGGALRQRAQGEMQGDGVSRSPRRGLQKYLSRFDDAMRLRAQVAGAKTSQDSGSEPEELDSFRLFRVFGSIILAIAVRVFVCKYLSIFAPFLTLQLAYMGLYKYFPKGEKKKKTTVLTAALLLSGIPAEVINRSMDTYSKMGDVFTDLCVYFFTFIVCHEVLLLFGSEIP